In Halobacterium noricense, the genomic stretch GCCCGAGAGACGGAAAATCGCCCGCACAGCCGAAGGTTCAAGCTGCCGTCGCACCTTCGGTCGTCCATGCGTATCGAACTGCGGGTGTGCAAACACTGCTACGAGGGCGAACACGGCAACCCAGAGAAGACGGCCGTCACGAAGGACATGGTGGAGATCGCGCGCCGCGTCCGCGAGTACAAGGACCTCATCGGTCTGGACGCGCTGTACGTGACGATGGTCGAAGAGGGCGACCCCGGCGGTGCCGAGGAACTCCCCGCCATCGTCGCGAACCTCGACCACGACCAGGTGAACCTCGCGGACACCCAGCTCGTGATGGAGGACGACGACGGCAACATGCTCGTCTACCCCGAACCCGAGGACATTCTGGACGTGCTCACGCGGAACATCGACCAGATTAGCCAGCAGACCCGCCAGGACGTCACCGTCGAGCTCTCCGAGGAGTCCGCGGAACTTCTGACGGCGTAACGACCGCGAGAAACGGGTTTTGGCGCGGCGATTCAGCTCAGGAACGGCCACGCGAGCAGCACGAGGAACGCCGACACCGCGACCGCGCGCAGCAGGTCCGAGGTCGGGTCGATGCCGTCGTCGAGGTCGCGGCCGATCCACCAGACGGTGAACACGCCGCCGACGGCGACGAGCAGTGCCAGCGCGACGTACACGAGGTCGAGTACACCAGCCATGATAGCGGATAGCACGACGAGTGCCTTAAACGAACCGGCTGACGGCGAAAAAACGGAGCCGTGGTGTGGTTACTCGTCGCCGCGGGGCTGGCCGCCGTCTGCGGCAGCCTCGGGCTCGGAGTCGTGTTCGTCGCCGGCGACCTGCTGCTCGTAGCGAGCGCGCAGGACGTTGCCGTACGTCGAGAGCACGACGCCCAGCAGCAACACGAACATCCCGATGTTGACGCCGATGGTGAGCAGGATGCTCGTCGGCCCGCCGCCGGGGGTCAGCCCGGCGGGTATCGGGTAGCCGGAGTCGAAGATGCTCGCGACGAGCATGCTGACGATGCCGATGACGACGGCAGCGCCGGCGAGGTTCACGGCCCACTTCCACGTGGGGCGCAGCGAGAGCAGCTCGATGCCGGTGCCCTCGTGGTCCTCGTGTTCCTCGTGGGGCATCATCGACTTCGGCACGAACGCCTTCATCTCCACGGGGTAGAACGCGGGGTGGAACCCGTGCTCGAAGATGTGGAACATGATACCCATCACCATCACGACCCCGAGCAGGCCGTGGAAGGTGACGAACGCGGTCGCGGCAGCCTTCGTCTGGAAGAACTGCGCGAGCCCGACCTTGCTCCAGATGAGCAGCCCGGAAATCATCAGGAGGACGAGCTCGACCGTGAAGATCCAGACGACACCCTTCCCGACGTACGACAGCAGCGGGACCTCGTCGGAGGAGTAGCCCGCAAACTGACGCGCGTTCGGGTGGCGTTCGTCGGCACGCCCGAGGACGAACTGCACGTCCTGGACGAACGCCTTCGCGTCCGTCGGCGTCGGGAGCACCGCCCTGAAGTTCTTGCGCCGTCCCGGCCCGATGAGCATCAGCGTCACCCAGAAGACGGTGAGCACGATGAGGCCGAAGCCGGCGATGCGGTGGAGCGCGAGCACGCCCGCGTTGCCGCCCATGAACTCCACCATCCACCAGAGTTCGTCGTTGAACATCACGGAGTAGCCCGTGAAGAACAACAGGAAGACGTCCAGCGCGAGCAGCGAGTGGAAGTACGTCGTGACGCGCGTGAACTTCCCGTGGTCCATGTTCGTCACGCGCTCTCACCTCCGCTATCCGCGTCGCGGCCGCCGTCCGTGGCGACCTCTGCGGGTTCGTCGGCGTCGCGCATCCGCGCGCCGAGGCGACGGAACGCCCCCCAGTGCACGAACACCAGCGCGAGGATGAACACGCCCAACAGGACGTCGACCGCGTGAACCACGACGATGAGCGCATCCAGCAGCGGGTCGGTGTTGCCGGCGACGTAGTCGGTGCCGACGCCACCGCCTTCGACGGTCGGGTTGACGCGGTACAGCGTCTCGAAGCTCGCGTCGAAGGGGCCGTTGACGTACCAGACGGAGGCGACTGCGACGACGATACCGACGACGGCGCTGACCGCGATGGCGAGCGCCTCCGACATGCCGCGTGCGTCGTCGCGGCGAGCCATCAGTTGAACACCTCCGCGTCCTCGCCGAAGATGACTCCCATCGCTTCGTCGTTGAAGAACGGGTCGCGGTCGCGCTTGTCGAGTTCGTCGGCGATTTGGCCGGGCTGGCCGACGAGGATGGCGTCTGTCGCGCACTCTTCGGCGCACGCCGGGCCCTTCCCGACGTTCTGGCGCTCCTCGCACATCGTACACTTGTCCATGATGCCGCCGGTACCGACGACCGCGTTCCCGCCGTCGTCTTCGTCGGGGAACTGCGGGGCGCCGAACGGACACGCCGACAGGCAGTACTGACAGCCGACGCAGAGGTCCTCGCTGACCTGCACAAAGTCGTCGTCGTTCTTCTGGAGCGCGTCGGTCGGACAGACCGACACACAGGGCGCGTTCTCGCAGTGGTAACACTGCATCGGGATGGCGGTCTCGCCGGGGAACGCGCCGTCGTCGAGGGCCTGGTCGCTGCTGGCGTTGTAGCCGTCGTCGGCTTGCTCGCCCTCGAACATCGTGGAGATGCTGATGCGCTGTTCCTCCGGGCCGATGTCCCACGTGCGATTGCACGCGACGACACAGCCACCGCAGTCGATACAGGCCTCGACGTCGGGGAAGATGCGGGCACCTTCGCCGGTGCTCATGACCCCCTGGCTCAAGACCTCACGTTGTGATTGTTGGTTCGATGACATGGGTTACTGAACGGGTTTGTTCTCCCGGACGTCGAAGTCTTTCTGTCGGCCGATACCGTTCTCGTCCTGGGGGAACGAGAACGACGACAGGTCGACGTCCATGTTGAGTTCGTCGACCACGGCCTGGGTCGCCTTCCGGATGCGAACCATCGCGGCCTTCGTCTCCTGCATCTGGGTTTCGACGTCGTACCCCGGCGACGTGATGGAGTTCACGCTGTCACCGATGGCGTACGGTGCCATCCCGTCCGGGTACTCGTCCAGGAGGCTCTCCCCTTGGAAGATGCCGCCCCAGTGGTACGGGAGGAACGTCTCCTCGGCGTTCGGGCGATTCGTCACGCGCGCTTTCACCAGCACGGAGCCGCGGTTCGTCGTCTCGACGACCACGAGTTCCCCGCCGTCCACGCCGAGCTCCTCGGCCATGTCCGGGTGAATCTCGGCGTACATGTGCGGCTGGAGGTCCGCGGTGAAGATGTTCGACCGCGTCTCCGACCCACCACCCTGATGTTCGACCTGTCGACCGGTCGTCATGATGGTGTCGATGCCGCCGTCCGAGTCGGCGATGCGGCTCATCGCCTGCGTCTGGACTTCCGAGTTGTTCTGGTCCAGCCGGTAGACGTTGCGCTGCTGGCCGTTCGCCGGCCACTGCTCGGTCAGTTCCGGCTCGGGGCTCTCGATGGGCTCCCGGTGGACGGGCGTCGTGTCGAGGAAGTTCCACGCGA encodes the following:
- a CDS encoding cytochrome b/b6 domain-containing protein; the protein is MTNMDHGKFTRVTTYFHSLLALDVFLLFFTGYSVMFNDELWWMVEFMGGNAGVLALHRIAGFGLIVLTVFWVTLMLIGPGRRKNFRAVLPTPTDAKAFVQDVQFVLGRADERHPNARQFAGYSSDEVPLLSYVGKGVVWIFTVELVLLMISGLLIWSKVGLAQFFQTKAAATAFVTFHGLLGVVMVMGIMFHIFEHGFHPAFYPVEMKAFVPKSMMPHEEHEDHEGTGIELLSLRPTWKWAVNLAGAAVVIGIVSMLVASIFDSGYPIPAGLTPGGGPTSILLTIGVNIGMFVLLLGVVLSTYGNVLRARYEQQVAGDEHDSEPEAAADGGQPRGDE
- a CDS encoding 4Fe-4S dicluster domain-containing protein, with protein sequence MSSNQQSQREVLSQGVMSTGEGARIFPDVEACIDCGGCVVACNRTWDIGPEEQRISISTMFEGEQADDGYNASSDQALDDGAFPGETAIPMQCYHCENAPCVSVCPTDALQKNDDDFVQVSEDLCVGCQYCLSACPFGAPQFPDEDDGGNAVVGTGGIMDKCTMCEERQNVGKGPACAEECATDAILVGQPGQIADELDKRDRDPFFNDEAMGVIFGEDAEVFN